In one Hoplias malabaricus isolate fHopMal1 chromosome X1, fHopMal1.hap1, whole genome shotgun sequence genomic region, the following are encoded:
- the LOC136675702 gene encoding claudin-3-like: MVALGLEILGVTLATLGWIVALISCILPMWRVTAFIGSNIVTAQIIWEGIWMSCVVQSTGQMQCKVYDSMLALSSDLQAARALCVISIVLGVLGILVSVIGAKCTNCIGEEGTKAKVMITAGITFICTAVMQIIPVSWTANSIIMNFYNPVMTEAQKREIGASLYLGWGLIGIALCVLGWLLAIVSCALPMWRVTAFIGSNIVTAQIIWDGLWMSCVVQSTGQMQCKVYDSMLALSQDLQAARALTVISILLTVLAVLVSIAGAKCTNCIEDEVSKAKVMIMAGVLFIVAGLMQLIPVCWSANSIIRDFYNPLLTDAQRRELGAALYIGWAAAALLLMGGSLLCCSCPPQEKKYNNPSRTACFDPPSTAARGYDRRDYV; the protein is encoded by the exons ATGGTGGCTCTCGGTTTGGAAATACTCGGTGTCACTTTAGCGACTCTGGGATGGATAGTTGCCCTTATTTCATGCATTCTGCCTATGTGGAGAGTCACAGCCTTCATTGGCTCCAACATTGTGACTGCGCAGATCATCTGGGAGGGAATCTGGATGAGTTGCGTGGTCCAGAGCACTGGACAAATGCAGTGTAAAGTCTACGACTCAATGCTGGCCCTCAGTTCGGATCTTCAGGCTGCCAGGGCTTTGTGTGTAATCTCCATAGTGCTGGGAGTCCTTGGAATTTTGGTTTCAGTCATAGGAGCCAAATGCACCAACTGCATCGGGGAAGAAGGGACCAAAGCCAAAGTAATGATCACTGCAGGAATCACGTTCATTTGCACTGCTGTCATGCAGATCATCCCCGTGTCCTGGACTGCAAACTCTATAATTATGAATTTCTACAATCCGGTGATGACGGAGGCGCAGAAACGAGAGATCGGTGCCTCTCTCTATCTGGGGTGGGGG CTCATTGGCATTGCACTGTGTGTCCTGGGATGGCTCCTGGCCATCGTGTCCTGTGCCCTGCCCATGTGGAGGGTCACTGCTTTCATCGGCTCCAACATTGTGACAGCGCAGATCATCTGGGACGGACTGTGGATGAGTTGCGTGGTCCAGAGCACGGGGCAGATGCAGTGTAAGGTTTATGACTCCATGCTGGCCCTCTCTCAGGACCTTCAGGCAGCTCGGGCACTGACCGTCATCTCCATTCTGCTGACGGTTCTCGCTGTGCTGGTGTCCATCGCTGGGGCCAAATGCACCAACTGCATTGAAGACGAGGTTTCCAAGGCCAAAGTGATGATCATGGCTGGGGTTCTGTTCATCGTGGCTGGACTCATGCAGCTCATCCCTGTCTGCTGGTCAGCCAACAGCATCATCAGGGACTTCTACAACCCCTTGCTGACCGATGCACAGCGCAGGGAACTTGGGGCTGCACTCTATATCGGCTGGGCTGCTGCTGCTCTTCTCCTGATGGGCGGATCTTTGCTTTGCTGCTCCTGTCCACCACAGGAGAAGAAGTATAATAATCCCTCCAGAACGGCTTGTTTCGACCCTCCGTCCACAGCTGCTAGAGGGTACGACAGGAGGGACTATGTATGA
- the LOC136675614 gene encoding claudin-1-like, whose protein sequence is MASAGMQMLGTAMAIIGWILAIVVCALPMWKVTAFVGSNIVTAQITWEGIWMSCVVQSTGQMQCKVYDSMLALSSDLQAARALCVICLLVGIVGIMLSLAGGKCTNCIRDPHSKAWACISAGILFIIAGLMCLIPVSWAANTIISDFYNPLIVESQRRELGTMGRIAKEVSGQTICFIGFIGVCLTCGLPLWRVTYYIGANIVTGQIVWDGLWMNCVMQSTGQMQCKIQSSILVLTQDLQAARALIVIAIVVCFAGVLLTFIGGRCSSCLKNESAMAKLVICGGILCIIAAIICLIPVSWSAAYTITDYFNPLTPATDKREIGGCIYIGWGTSFLLLLGGIILCTSCPPRDDIYNNPRMYPYQVPVVGPSGVYMPVKTYAPSVAYTGSGTYIPNKPYAAPAYSAVSGYRQ, encoded by the exons ATGGCATCGGCTGGAATGCAAATGCTCGGCACAGCCATGGCCATCATTGGCTGGATCTTGGCTATCGTGGTGTGCGCTCTTCCCATGTGGAAGGTCACGGCTTTCGTCGGGTCCAACATCGTGACGGCGCAGATCACCTGGGAGGGGATCTGGATGAGCTGTGTGGtccagagcactgggcagatgCAGTGTAAAGTCTACGACTCCATGCTGGCCCTCAGCTCTGACCTCCAGGCGGCCAGGGCTTTGTGTGTGATCTGTCTTCTGGTTGGCATCGTGGGAATCATGCTGTCCTTGGCTG GGGGCAAGTGCACCAACTGTATCAGGGATCCGCACAGCAAAGCCTGGGCTTGCATCAGCGCAGGGATTCTGTTCATCATCGCTGGCTTGATGTGTCTGATCCCGGTCTCGTGGGCAGCCAACACCATCATCTCCGACTTTTACAACCCCTTGATAGTCGAGTCTCAGCGTCGAGAGCTGGGGAC GATGGGCCGGATAGCGAAGGAGGTCTCAGGTCAGACCATCTGCTTCATCGGCTTTATCGGTGTGTGCCTGACATGTGGATTACCATTGTGGCGAGTAACCTACTACATTGGTGCCAACATCGTCACTGGTCAGATTGTGTGGGATGGATTATGGATGAACTGCGTCATGCAGAGCACAGGGCAGATGCAGTGTAAGATCCAGTCGTCCATCTTGGTCTTGACCCAGGACCTGCAGGCTGCCCGCGCCCTCATTGTGATCGCCATAGTGGTCTGCTTCGCGGGTGTGCTGCTGACCTTCATCGGTGGTCGTTGCAGCAGCTGCCTCAAAAATGAATCAGCTATGGCCAAATTGGTCATCTGCGGTGGGATCCTCTGTATCATAGCTGCGATCATCTGCCTGATCCCTGTCAGCTGGTCTGCTGCCTACACCATCACTGACTACTTCAACCCTCTAACCCCCGCCACAGACAAGAGGGAGATCGGTGGCTGCATATATATTGGCTGGGGcacttcttttcttcttcttctcggAGGGATCATCTTGTGCACTTCTTGTCCACCAAGGGATGACATATACAACAACCCAAGAATGTACCCCTACCAAGTGCCTGTGGTTGGACCCTCAGGGGTGTATATGCCTGTAAAAACATATGCGCCCAGTGTTGCCTACACAGGATCAGGCACTTACATCCCAAACAAGCCATATGCAGCTCCGGCATACTCAGCTGTTTCAGGATATCGTCAATAA
- the LOC136675444 gene encoding claudin-9-like: MASAGLEILGLILAVAGWLGVMVACCLPMWRVAAYVGQNIVITQVVWEGLWMSCVVQSTGQMHCQIYDSMLGLPDDLQAARALTVVSTLFGVVGISLAVAGAKCTNCTSDASNKPRIILSAGGTFILGGLLLLVAVCWTAHTIVHDFHNPLLQETQKREFGNSLYFGWGASCLLILGGAILSCTCPARQRKSPASARTDYTVVRSMAANGDDRRDYV, translated from the coding sequence ATGGCTTCAGCAGGCCTGGAGATCCTGGGCCTGATTCTGGCTGTGGCCGGCTGGCTAGGAGTAATGGTGGCCTGCTGTTTGCCTATGTGGCGTGTGGCAGCCTACGTGGGCCAAAATATTGTGATCACGCAGGTGGTTTGGGAGGGTCTGTGGATGAGCTGCGTGGTCCAGAGCACGGGACAAATGCACTGCCAGATTTACGACTCCATGCTTGGGCTTCCTGATGATCTCCAAGCTGCCCGTGCTCTCACTGTGGTCTCCACTCTTTTTGGAGTGGTGGGCATCTCCTTGGCTGTAGCTGGAGCGAAATGCACCAACTGCACATCGGACGCGTCAAATAAGCCACGTATTATCCTGAGCGCTGGAGGGACATTCATTCTTGGTGgactgctgctgctggtggCCGTCTGCTGGACAGCCCACACCATCGTCCATGACTTCCACAACCCACTTCTGCAGGAGACACAGAAGCGGGAGTTTGGGAACTCACTGTACTTTGGGTGGGGTGCCTCTTGCTTGCTGATTCTAGGGGGAGCCATTCTGTCCTGCACGTGTCCTGCCAGACAGAGGAAAAGTCCTGCCTCTGCCAGAACAGATTACACCGTGGTGAGGTCCATGGCTGCGAATGGAGATGACAGGAGAGACTATGTTTGA